From Frankiales bacterium, the proteins below share one genomic window:
- the disA gene encoding DNA integrity scanning protein DisA has protein sequence MAGEKTTDVDAALRAAIAQVAPGTVLRDGLERILRGRTGGLVVLGHDRSIEAMASGGFALDVDFSAQRLRELAKMDGAVICDRDATKLLRAAVQLLPDPSIPTDEQGTRHRTADRVSKQSSFPVVSVSKSMNTIALYVAGRRHVLEDSGQILSRANQALATLERYKMRLDEVSGTLSALEIEDLVTVRDVASVSQRLEMVRRIAGEIADYLVELGTDGRLMSLQLDELVAGVESDRRLVVRDYLPSSGRRGRTVEGAFAELDGLSATGLLDLSNVARAIGFAADLEALDAPVSPRGFRLLARVPRLPDVIIERLVGHFGGLQRLLAASIDDLQAVEGVGEARARTIREGLSRLAESSILERYV, from the coding sequence GTGGCCGGCGAGAAGACGACCGACGTCGACGCCGCGCTGCGCGCTGCCATCGCCCAGGTGGCGCCCGGCACCGTGCTGCGCGACGGCCTCGAGCGCATCCTGCGCGGGCGCACCGGAGGGCTGGTGGTGCTCGGCCACGACCGCAGCATCGAGGCCATGGCGTCGGGGGGGTTCGCCCTCGACGTCGACTTCTCCGCGCAGCGGCTGCGCGAGCTGGCCAAGATGGACGGCGCGGTGATCTGCGACCGCGACGCCACCAAGCTGCTGCGCGCCGCCGTGCAGCTGCTGCCGGACCCGAGCATCCCCACCGACGAGCAGGGCACCCGGCACCGCACCGCCGACCGCGTCTCGAAGCAGTCGAGCTTCCCGGTCGTGAGCGTGAGCAAGTCGATGAACACCATCGCCCTGTACGTCGCGGGCCGCCGGCACGTGCTCGAGGACTCCGGCCAGATCCTCTCCCGCGCCAACCAGGCGCTCGCGACGCTCGAGCGCTACAAGATGCGCCTCGACGAGGTCAGCGGCACGCTCTCCGCCCTCGAGATCGAGGACCTCGTCACCGTGCGCGACGTGGCCTCGGTGTCACAGCGCCTCGAGATGGTGCGCCGCATCGCCGGCGAGATCGCGGACTACCTCGTCGAGCTCGGCACCGACGGCCGGCTCATGTCGCTCCAGCTCGACGAGCTCGTCGCGGGGGTCGAGAGCGACCGGCGCCTCGTGGTGCGCGACTACCTGCCCTCCTCGGGCCGCCGGGGCCGCACGGTCGAGGGCGCGTTCGCGGAGCTCGACGGCCTGAGCGCCACCGGGCTGCTCGACCTGAGCAACGTGGCCCGCGCGATCGGCTTCGCCGCCGACCTCGAGGCCCTCGACGCCCCGGTGAGCCCGCGCGGCTTCCGGCTGCTCGCCCGGGTGCCGCGGCTGCCCGACGTCATCATCGAGCGGCTCGTCGGGCACTTCGGCGGCCTTCAGCGGCTGCTCGCCGCGAGCATCGACGACCTCCAGGCGGTCGAGGGCGTGGGCGAGGCCCGCGCCCGCACGATCCGCGAGGGCCTCTCGCGCCTCGCCGAGTCGAGCATCCTCGAGCGCTACGTCTGA